One bacterium genomic region harbors:
- a CDS encoding chemotaxis protein CheC, whose translation MPDIRALSDIQLDAVREVGNIGAGHAATALSQLIEKKIMITVPKVLCLPLNKVVDLVGGPQSLIAGVTMHVLGDVSAKIVLILPRKSALQMAGLLTKQDTEERQILTMLEHSAIKEAGNILAGAYLNALTEFLGLLLLQSVPQLIFDMAEAVVTELSKGFPSNTEVICIETEFMESNRVINGYFFLMPDKVSLDVILRATQVPQ comes from the coding sequence ATGCCTGACATTCGCGCATTATCCGATATACAGTTGGATGCTGTACGTGAGGTTGGCAATATTGGTGCGGGTCATGCAGCAACTGCATTGTCCCAACTGATTGAAAAAAAAATTATGATTACGGTTCCCAAAGTTCTTTGTTTGCCGTTGAACAAAGTGGTTGATTTGGTAGGCGGCCCACAATCGCTCATTGCCGGTGTGACCATGCATGTGTTGGGCGATGTCTCAGCCAAGATTGTGTTGATTTTGCCGCGGAAAAGCGCGTTGCAGATGGCCGGGCTTTTGACCAAGCAAGATACCGAGGAACGTCAGATTCTCACCATGCTGGAGCACTCGGCGATTAAAGAAGCTGGGAATATTCTGGCCGGCGCTTACCTCAATGCACTGACGGAATTTTTAGGGCTTTTGCTGTTACAGTCCGTTCCCCAGCTCATTTTTGATATGGCCGAGGCGGTGGTTACGGAACTTTCCAAAGGGTTTCCCAGCAACACTGAGGTTATTTGTATTGAAACGGAGTTTATGGAATCGAACCGTGTCATTAACGGTTATTTCTTTTTAATGCCCGACAAAGTTTCTCTCGATGTTATCCTGCGGGCGACGCAGGTGCCGCAGTGA
- the dprA gene encoding DNA-processing protein DprA yields the protein MSKNDRSAWIALSLISGIGSVLSHKLSEAFGSPQAVFEQARSVLSDQKKIGNRLAASIAKADWQGLAKEEEHRCTRQSIKICTLADADYPGLLKAVPFAPVFFYYRGSLLPEDKQALAVVGSRRPTGYGIVSTRELVSNLAGAGLTIVSGLAMGIDTVAHQSALKQGARTLAVVAHGLDRVYPRINKKLFEQITEHGAVISEFRLGVQPLPAHFPQRNRLISGLARGVLVVEAGETSGSLITARWAGEQNRDVFAVPGMYHSALSKGTHALIRDGAKLVTTVEDILSELPDWKPDPSIRTTKITHSHLKLQGLQADIYGSLRQGGMHVDQIALACRKPVQRVMLDLLTLEIQGRIRSEAGQIYHWIGENAN from the coding sequence ATGTCAAAAAATGATCGCTCAGCTTGGATTGCACTCAGCCTGATATCCGGAATTGGCAGTGTGCTGTCCCATAAACTCTCAGAGGCTTTCGGATCGCCGCAGGCGGTTTTTGAACAGGCCCGCTCGGTTTTATCCGATCAGAAAAAAATCGGGAACCGGTTGGCAGCCTCCATTGCCAAGGCCGATTGGCAGGGTCTGGCAAAAGAGGAAGAGCATCGCTGCACAAGGCAGAGTATCAAAATTTGTACTCTGGCGGACGCGGACTATCCCGGTCTCTTAAAAGCGGTCCCTTTCGCACCCGTATTTTTTTATTATCGCGGATCGTTGCTGCCCGAGGACAAACAGGCGCTGGCTGTGGTAGGCAGCCGCAGACCCACAGGATACGGTATTGTCTCAACCCGGGAGCTTGTCAGCAACTTGGCCGGGGCAGGGCTGACTATTGTGTCGGGTCTGGCCATGGGGATTGATACGGTGGCGCATCAGAGTGCTTTAAAGCAGGGTGCCCGCACGCTGGCAGTTGTGGCGCATGGTTTGGATCGGGTTTATCCCCGGATTAATAAAAAACTTTTCGAGCAAATCACAGAACATGGAGCAGTCATTTCTGAATTTCGGTTGGGCGTACAGCCGTTACCGGCGCATTTCCCGCAACGGAACCGTCTTATCAGCGGTTTGGCACGGGGTGTGCTGGTGGTGGAGGCGGGAGAGACGTCTGGGTCACTGATTACAGCCCGTTGGGCCGGTGAACAGAATCGCGACGTTTTTGCTGTGCCAGGTATGTATCATTCTGCACTTTCCAAGGGAACCCATGCCTTGATACGTGATGGTGCTAAGTTGGTGACAACCGTAGAAGATATTTTGTCCGAGCTGCCGGATTGGAAACCAGACCCATCAATCCGTACCACAAAAATCACACATTCTCATTTGAAATTGCAGGGCCTTCAGGCTGATATTTATGGCAGCTTGCGTCAGGGCGGCATGCATGTTGACCAGATTGCATTGGCATGCCGAAAACCGGTCCAGCGGGTTATGCTGGATCTTTTGACCCTGGAAATACAGGGCCGGATCCGGAGCGAGGCTGGACAGATTTACCACTGGATTGGAGAAAACGCAAATTGA
- a CDS encoding class I SAM-dependent rRNA methyltransferase produces MEALLKQVVVNAKAAKRLLQGYPWIFSGQIEEWRPKPDPGELVSILDTQGILLGFAYANPDNILALKYLYTPAAASRGQADRPDEALEIARKLDRCRSQRAALSLDSNAYRLVWSEADGLPGLICDDYHGFIVVQFLTRGMDQRRQYVLDWLISRMKPKGIFERSEGHGRSLEGLAPKRQWLWQPDPGHTVDHCEIKEGPDLFQVDFEKGHKTGFYLDQRAARRVLRAKTLKGKVLDAFCHSGGFSLAAVRAGAAQVEAIDRDTSALKQLEHNAQLNQAASSIQPIEADVFIYLRAAAMRAEKYNAVILDPPSFVRSRSAIEDAMRGYRELHLQAGKLLQPGARLLTCTCSHHIGRTPFRQMVLGTMQSAGKRLEHIRVFGPDKDHPEKSQIPESRYLTCLLARVKAT; encoded by the coding sequence TTGGAAGCACTTTTGAAACAAGTCGTGGTCAATGCCAAGGCGGCCAAGCGCCTGCTCCAGGGATATCCCTGGATTTTTTCCGGACAGATTGAAGAATGGCGGCCCAAACCGGATCCGGGGGAGCTGGTCTCTATTTTAGATACGCAGGGCATTTTGCTCGGGTTTGCCTATGCCAATCCAGATAATATTCTTGCCTTAAAATACCTTTACACACCGGCGGCAGCTTCACGCGGGCAGGCTGACCGACCGGATGAAGCACTGGAAATTGCGCGTAAACTTGATCGCTGTCGTTCACAACGCGCAGCACTCTCACTCGATTCCAATGCGTATCGTCTGGTCTGGTCCGAGGCGGACGGTCTTCCCGGACTTATTTGTGATGACTATCATGGATTTATAGTGGTTCAGTTTTTAACTCGGGGGATGGATCAGCGCCGGCAGTATGTTCTTGACTGGCTGATATCGCGTATGAAACCAAAAGGTATTTTTGAGCGTAGCGAAGGGCATGGCCGAAGCCTGGAAGGCTTGGCGCCCAAACGGCAGTGGCTATGGCAGCCTGATCCCGGGCACACGGTTGACCATTGTGAAATTAAAGAAGGACCGGATTTATTTCAGGTTGATTTTGAAAAAGGGCATAAAACGGGTTTTTATCTTGACCAGCGTGCCGCGCGCCGCGTGTTACGCGCCAAGACACTGAAAGGGAAAGTGTTGGATGCTTTTTGTCATTCAGGTGGTTTTTCCCTGGCAGCTGTTCGCGCCGGCGCTGCTCAGGTTGAGGCGATTGACCGGGACACATCGGCGTTGAAACAACTTGAACACAATGCACAGCTAAATCAGGCGGCGTCATCCATTCAACCGATTGAAGCGGATGTTTTCATCTATTTGCGCGCCGCAGCGATGCGTGCGGAAAAATACAATGCCGTGATTTTGGATCCACCCTCGTTTGTGCGTTCACGTTCCGCGATTGAGGATGCCATGCGCGGATACCGGGAGCTGCATCTTCAGGCGGGAAAGCTTCTGCAGCCCGGGGCACGGCTGTTGACCTGTACCTGTTCGCATCACATTGGGCGTACTCCTTTTCGGCAGATGGTGCTGGGGACGATGCAGAGCGCGGGCAAACGTTTGGAACATATCCGGGTTTTTGGTCCGGACAAAGATCACCCGGAGAAATCCCAGATACCCGAGAGCCGGTATCTGACTTGCCTGTTGGCCCGGGTAAAGGCGACGTGA
- a CDS encoding methyltransferase domain-containing protein, with amino-acid sequence MKTVQQLKQALPEQFDRMIKFDKREIDNPDVYHHARLNYLDRLYKTLAVFRARFSKPEEILVADIGCAQGNLSLLLAEAGFRVTALDIDPDYLAYAEKKYEKGNIQWVQGSFDKQDLPGFYDVVVLGEIIEHCAYPEDFIEKALAFLKPGGILWVTTPNALMFRNHLPTFGQLQRREDRKFLEEKQFGPDGEDHLFLFTLSDLKLILPKGVVLKKAGYLGGTVLINRRTTFFLRVLPKSWLLGLERLVANVPVLNRLTCHGLYAVLEKNKTTQN; translated from the coding sequence TTGAAAACAGTACAGCAACTGAAACAGGCACTGCCTGAACAATTTGACCGGATGATAAAGTTTGATAAACGTGAGATTGATAACCCGGATGTCTATCATCATGCCCGGTTAAATTATTTGGATCGTTTGTATAAAACACTGGCGGTTTTTCGCGCGCGTTTTTCCAAACCGGAAGAAATTTTGGTGGCGGATATTGGCTGCGCCCAGGGGAATTTGAGTTTGTTGCTGGCGGAAGCGGGTTTTCGGGTTACCGCACTGGATATTGATCCGGATTATCTGGCCTATGCCGAGAAAAAGTATGAAAAAGGAAACATCCAATGGGTGCAGGGCAGCTTTGACAAGCAGGACCTGCCGGGGTTTTATGATGTGGTGGTATTAGGTGAGATCATTGAGCATTGCGCCTATCCTGAGGATTTTATTGAAAAAGCGCTGGCGTTTTTAAAACCCGGCGGTATCTTATGGGTGACCACACCCAATGCCTTGATGTTTCGCAATCACCTACCGACTTTTGGACAATTGCAACGCCGTGAAGACAGGAAATTTCTGGAAGAAAAACAATTCGGCCCGGATGGTGAGGATCACTTATTCCTGTTCACGTTGTCTGATTTAAAATTGATCTTACCCAAGGGGGTCGTGTTAAAAAAGGCAGGCTATCTAGGCGGCACAGTACTCATCAACCGTAGGACAACATTTTTTTTGCGAGTATTACCCAAAAGTTGGTTGTTGGGTCTGGAGCGCTTGGTGGCTAACGTACCAGTGTTAAATCGTTTGACCTGCCACGGACTCTATGCTGTTTTGGAAAAAAACAAAACCACTCAAAATTGA
- a CDS encoding bifunctional enoyl-CoA hydratase/phosphate acetyltransferase: MLKNFEELVEQLKGGPKKTVSVAVPETREILQALDRAWRAGIVEVALAGDQEKIERLRTDLKLDFPIKHLVDAKDEKTAAIEAVRMIAEGKAQVLMKGNLKTSTIVSALINRDFGLRTDKPISHVFILESKPCGRLLFVADSAVNIAPDLQRKADILQNTIDFTRRLGYQNPKAAVLAAVEYVNEKMPATVDAKQLAEMAAAGKITGGVVDGPLALDDALSQWVCEEKGYTGPVKGDADILLVPDIEAGNIFSKAQTFIAGGPLAGVAIGAKVPMVLNSRADTLENRYYAIAAACRAA; encoded by the coding sequence ATGTTGAAAAATTTTGAAGAACTTGTAGAGCAATTGAAGGGTGGTCCGAAAAAAACAGTTTCCGTAGCGGTTCCCGAGACCCGGGAGATTCTTCAGGCACTGGACCGTGCCTGGCGAGCCGGGATTGTTGAGGTGGCATTGGCCGGGGATCAGGAAAAAATTGAGCGGCTGCGTACTGATTTGAAACTGGATTTTCCCATCAAACATCTGGTGGATGCCAAAGATGAGAAGACTGCGGCAATCGAAGCGGTCCGTATGATTGCCGAGGGCAAGGCGCAGGTATTGATGAAAGGTAATTTAAAGACCTCGACAATTGTTTCGGCATTGATCAATCGTGATTTTGGATTGCGGACAGACAAGCCTATTTCGCACGTCTTTATTTTGGAAAGCAAGCCCTGTGGACGTTTGTTGTTTGTGGCCGATTCGGCGGTAAACATTGCACCTGATCTTCAACGCAAGGCGGATATTTTGCAAAACACGATTGATTTCACACGTCGGTTGGGATATCAAAATCCCAAAGCAGCTGTGCTGGCAGCGGTGGAGTATGTCAACGAAAAGATGCCGGCAACGGTTGATGCGAAGCAGTTGGCGGAAATGGCGGCAGCAGGCAAAATCACCGGCGGTGTGGTGGACGGTCCGCTGGCATTGGATGATGCGCTGTCTCAGTGGGTGTGCGAGGAAAAAGGGTATACCGGACCGGTAAAAGGCGATGCGGATATTCTGTTGGTGCCGGATATTGAGGCGGGAAATATTTTTTCCAAAGCACAGACCTTTATTGCCGGTGGTCCTTTGGCCGGTGTGGCGATTGGCGCCAAAGTACCCATGGTACTCAATTCCCGGGCCGATACCCTGGAAAACCGTTACTATGCCATTGCGGCCGCCTGTCGGGCGGCATAA
- a CDS encoding chemotaxis protein CheA produces MDTLEYKDLFISESLEHLDRLNQALLALEKDITDQHSLNEIFRTSHTLKGMAATMGFDQITELTHQMENVLEKLRVNHEKITPSVVDVLFECLDTLGILIEEISSAESKNVDISGLLEKLKILASGETLPAVAVSQPRTAAPAVAQPKSDPMKMADTPDTEQELSSEHLEELIVKAEAEGYLTYGVRVKVDTACSFKGVRAFMVYKALSEHGEIIASFPDPQALQEGEFDLEFLLLVLSQRKQALLEKSLKNISEIDVFELVQLTADKVEDFFGESKVKARILVKTTQPEQASKTKTASGRTIQSIRVSIERLDNLQNLVGELVINKIRLTQISKQYALKELKEALIQFDRITNDLQDEVTEVRMVPMEHIFNRFPRMVRDLAKEGGKEIELVMEGKEIELDRTVLDEINDPLVHLLRNAVDHGIETSEVRTQQNKSRHGLISLTAMREKNHVIIKVSDDGRGIDPAHIRAVAVKRGMMSVEESERLSSHEVMNLVSLPGFTTAEKVTEVSGRGVGVDAVRTKIESFGGSLKIESEPGQGSIFILRMPMTLAIIQALLFSVGKEVYALPVINTVETIEFVEEDIKHVQQGEVVMYRDSVLPLLRLHRILEVPGEESQSNDRAILVTEVGEMRVGLLVDQVLGQQEIAIKSLSPMLKSIKGFSGVTILGDGRISLVLDVPSLV; encoded by the coding sequence ATGGATACCTTAGAGTACAAAGATCTTTTTATCAGTGAATCACTCGAACATCTTGATCGTCTTAACCAGGCATTGCTTGCTCTGGAAAAAGATATTACCGACCAACATTCTTTGAATGAAATTTTCCGTACATCGCATACACTTAAGGGTATGGCTGCCACCATGGGATTCGATCAGATCACGGAATTGACCCATCAGATGGAAAATGTTTTGGAAAAGCTTCGCGTTAATCATGAAAAAATAACTCCTTCTGTGGTGGATGTTCTGTTTGAATGTTTAGATACCCTGGGTATTTTAATAGAAGAAATTTCTTCGGCAGAATCAAAAAATGTGGATATTTCAGGGCTCTTGGAGAAACTCAAGATCTTGGCCAGCGGAGAAACATTGCCGGCGGTTGCAGTGTCACAACCCCGGACAGCTGCACCGGCAGTGGCGCAGCCGAAAAGTGATCCAATGAAAATGGCGGACACGCCTGATACCGAGCAGGAATTAAGCAGCGAACATCTCGAAGAGTTGATAGTCAAGGCCGAGGCCGAGGGGTACCTGACCTATGGGGTGCGGGTCAAGGTTGATACGGCATGTTCCTTTAAAGGTGTGCGCGCTTTCATGGTATACAAGGCACTGTCTGAACATGGTGAGATTATTGCCAGTTTCCCGGATCCCCAAGCATTACAAGAAGGGGAATTTGATCTTGAGTTTTTACTGTTGGTGCTTTCACAGCGTAAGCAGGCGTTGCTGGAAAAAAGTCTGAAAAATATTTCGGAGATTGACGTTTTTGAGCTGGTGCAGTTGACCGCAGACAAAGTTGAAGATTTTTTTGGTGAGAGCAAGGTCAAGGCACGAATTCTGGTTAAGACGACACAGCCCGAGCAGGCAAGCAAGACCAAGACTGCGTCCGGTAGAACTATTCAGAGCATCCGGGTCAGTATTGAGCGGCTTGACAATCTTCAAAATTTGGTCGGTGAACTGGTCATTAATAAAATTCGATTGACCCAGATTTCCAAACAGTATGCCTTGAAGGAACTCAAAGAGGCACTGATCCAGTTTGACCGCATCACTAATGATCTCCAGGATGAAGTCACAGAAGTCCGTATGGTGCCGATGGAGCACATTTTCAACCGTTTTCCGCGGATGGTGCGTGATCTGGCCAAGGAAGGCGGCAAGGAGATTGAGCTGGTGATGGAGGGTAAGGAAATTGAGCTCGATCGTACGGTGCTTGATGAGATCAATGATCCCCTGGTGCACCTTTTACGCAATGCGGTGGATCATGGGATAGAGACTTCTGAGGTGCGTACACAGCAAAACAAATCGCGCCACGGACTGATCAGCTTAACCGCAATGCGCGAGAAAAATCATGTTATCATTAAAGTTTCGGATGACGGGCGGGGCATTGATCCGGCCCATATTCGCGCAGTTGCGGTGAAACGTGGTATGATGAGCGTTGAAGAAAGTGAACGGCTCTCCAGCCATGAAGTGATGAATCTGGTAAGTTTGCCCGGATTTACCACAGCCGAGAAGGTGACAGAGGTCAGCGGACGCGGTGTTGGTGTGGATGCGGTGCGTACCAAGATTGAATCTTTTGGCGGCAGTCTGAAGATTGAAAGTGAACCGGGCCAAGGCAGCATTTTTATATTACGCATGCCCATGACGTTGGCAATTATTCAGGCACTGCTTTTTTCAGTTGGCAAAGAAGTGTATGCATTGCCGGTGATTAATACGGTTGAAACAATTGAATTTGTAGAAGAGGATATCAAGCATGTTCAACAAGGGGAAGTGGTCATGTACCGTGACAGTGTGCTGCCGCTTTTGCGATTGCACCGTATTTTAGAAGTGCCGGGAGAGGAATCTCAAAGCAATGACCGCGCTATTTTGGTTACCGAGGTGGGCGAGATGCGTGTGGGATTGCTGGTGGACCAGGTTTTGGGGCAGCAGGAGATCGCAATTAAGTCTTTAAGTCCTATGCTGAAAAGCATCAAAGGGTTTTCCGGCGTCACCATTTTAGGTGACGGCCGTATTTCACTTGTTTTAGATGTTCCGAGTTTGGTGTAG
- the pilM gene encoding pilus assembly protein PilM: protein MTLGKHQPILVLDIGTRKVAGVVVKPKDKGLKVLAARVFEHPDRAMLDGQVHKVEAVAKVVARVKAELEAELGITLHEASVAAAGRALLTESAEQKRKLPHTTEITRADVLALELAAARTAQTSLQVHGTKNNLHCVGFSVVKFSLDGEVLDDLVGHQGREISVEVLATFLPRQVVDALMAVLRRAGLSARSLTLEPIAAIEATIPPDLRRMNLALVDVGAGTSDIAITRDGSVFAYAMVTQAGDEITEKLCERYLLEFQEAEQVKRCLQAADGKPICFKNILNQDLQFSAEEIIETLLPAIKRLAESIASIIIKLNGTAPRAVIMVGGGSATPQLGEQVAQTLEIEENRVGSRGPETIIGLENPTTALHGIEAITPLGIGLLAVQDKGLRFMTAQVNDQPVQLLALTSQPTVFDALLSSGREMKSLHARPGAAITYTLAGQFMSAPGSLGQPAKLFIQDEPVGLDTGIQEGTIIKMAEAIDGEDVILNSEMIPRPSGPFWCTVNGGTLELELQLADQGNLVAANTRIRDRAELDWQSHKPLIELVPELDTKKAKQEKTRFKLNGELHSMQKNNSIVIKVNGNDVQADYYPRPNDRIEWEQKNQPVFRLCDLGELLPQPSQITVRVNGKPRILDTGGGRIYLNGQPARYEDQVPDLAEIVIEKTDTEPPILSQALDGVDIVPPKNAGPIQLLVDGQKAAFTTPLRDGARVEISFGK, encoded by the coding sequence GTGACCCTGGGAAAACACCAGCCCATTCTTGTGTTGGATATTGGAACGCGCAAGGTTGCCGGTGTGGTGGTCAAACCCAAAGACAAGGGGCTTAAGGTTTTAGCGGCTCGGGTGTTCGAGCATCCGGATCGTGCCATGCTTGATGGCCAGGTACACAAGGTCGAAGCCGTCGCCAAGGTCGTTGCCCGGGTTAAAGCAGAGCTGGAAGCAGAGCTGGGGATTACATTGCATGAAGCGTCCGTGGCGGCAGCCGGGCGTGCCCTCCTGACGGAATCAGCTGAACAAAAAAGGAAATTACCCCACACAACAGAAATTACACGCGCTGATGTACTGGCACTGGAGTTGGCTGCCGCGCGCACGGCACAAACCTCTTTACAGGTCCACGGTACGAAGAATAATTTGCATTGTGTAGGTTTTTCTGTGGTTAAATTTTCTTTGGATGGCGAGGTTCTCGATGACCTGGTGGGTCATCAGGGACGGGAAATTTCCGTAGAAGTGCTGGCGACTTTTTTGCCCCGCCAGGTGGTGGACGCCTTGATGGCGGTACTGCGTCGAGCCGGTTTAAGTGCCCGAAGTTTGACCTTGGAGCCGATTGCTGCGATTGAGGCCACCATTCCACCGGATTTAAGACGGATGAATTTAGCGCTGGTGGATGTGGGTGCCGGTACCTCGGATATTGCGATTACACGCGACGGCTCGGTTTTTGCCTATGCCATGGTCACGCAAGCGGGGGATGAGATTACAGAAAAACTTTGCGAGCGTTATCTACTTGAGTTTCAGGAGGCGGAACAGGTTAAACGTTGTTTGCAGGCCGCAGACGGTAAGCCGATTTGTTTTAAAAATATTTTGAATCAGGACTTGCAATTCAGTGCGGAAGAAATAATTGAAACCTTGCTGCCGGCGATTAAGCGCCTGGCGGAATCCATTGCCTCGATAATTATTAAACTCAATGGTACTGCACCGCGTGCTGTGATTATGGTGGGTGGCGGCAGCGCCACCCCGCAGCTGGGTGAGCAAGTGGCACAGACCCTGGAGATTGAGGAAAACCGAGTAGGCAGCCGTGGACCGGAAACCATCATAGGGCTGGAGAATCCAACCACGGCATTACACGGTATTGAGGCCATCACACCGTTGGGCATTGGATTGCTGGCTGTTCAGGACAAAGGTCTGCGTTTTATGACGGCTCAGGTCAATGATCAACCTGTCCAGCTGCTGGCGTTGACATCCCAGCCAACAGTATTTGATGCCCTGCTCTCATCCGGCCGGGAAATGAAGAGTTTGCATGCCCGTCCGGGAGCGGCGATTACCTACACTCTGGCAGGGCAGTTCATGTCCGCGCCCGGCAGCTTGGGTCAACCGGCCAAATTATTTATTCAGGACGAACCGGTCGGTTTGGATACCGGGATACAGGAGGGGACGATCATCAAAATGGCCGAGGCAATTGACGGTGAGGACGTGATTTTAAATTCTGAGATGATACCCCGCCCCTCAGGACCTTTTTGGTGTACAGTGAATGGCGGCACACTGGAGCTTGAACTCCAGCTCGCGGACCAGGGAAACCTCGTGGCAGCCAATACGCGCATTCGTGACAGAGCAGAACTCGATTGGCAGTCGCATAAGCCGCTTATTGAGCTAGTGCCGGAGTTGGACACAAAAAAGGCGAAGCAAGAAAAAACTCGTTTTAAACTCAATGGTGAATTGCACAGTATGCAAAAAAACAATTCCATTGTCATCAAGGTCAATGGTAATGACGTGCAAGCTGATTATTATCCCCGGCCCAATGACCGGATTGAATGGGAGCAAAAGAACCAGCCGGTTTTTCGGCTTTGTGACTTGGGAGAATTGCTGCCCCAGCCCAGTCAGATCACCGTTAGGGTGAATGGCAAGCCGCGCATTTTGGATACAGGCGGGGGACGGATTTATCTCAATGGTCAACCGGCGCGTTATGAAGATCAAGTGCCTGACCTCGCGGAGATTGTGATTGAAAAAACCGATACGGAGCCGCCTATTCTTTCGCAGGCATTGGATGGAGTGGATATTGTTCCGCCGAAAAATGCCGGGCCGATCCAACTTTTGGTGGATGGCCAAAAAGCTGCATTTACCACACCTTTGCGTGACGGTGCGCGTGTTGAAATTTCCTTTGGAAAATAA
- the aroC gene encoding chorismate synthase codes for MFRFLSAGESHGPSLSVIIEGMPAGLVLPLEKINRELARRQKGYGRGDRMLIEKDRVRVTSGMRHGETLGSPITLVIENRDWKNWEQAMDPEKLDKSAAFDRIHRPRPGHADLVGGLKYDRSDFRDILERASARETATRVAAGAVAKVLLAAFGVELGSWVDQIGGIHANLPTGSPARLAKKADQSDTHCPDETVSRKIHTAIDRAQHQGDTLGGVFTVSAWGLVPGLGSHAQWDRRLDMAIAGAMMSIPAMKGVAFGLGFDAAQLPGSKVHDVITYRKGGKNGGFSRRTNNAGGVEGGISTGEPLLVRVAMKPISTLRKPLKSIDMQSKRALVAGYERSDVCAVPAAAVVGEAMLAMELVKKWQEKFGGDSLSEMRANWKTYQRYLDRR; via the coding sequence ATGTTTCGTTTTTTATCTGCCGGAGAATCACACGGTCCATCCTTGAGTGTTATTATCGAAGGGATGCCGGCCGGTTTGGTATTGCCGTTAGAGAAGATTAACCGCGAGTTGGCGCGTCGTCAAAAAGGATATGGTCGCGGTGATCGAATGTTGATTGAAAAGGACCGGGTCCGGGTTACCTCGGGAATGCGCCATGGTGAAACCCTGGGGAGTCCGATTACCCTGGTGATTGAAAATCGTGACTGGAAAAATTGGGAACAGGCTATGGATCCTGAAAAATTGGACAAGAGTGCAGCGTTTGACCGCATTCATCGTCCCCGGCCGGGTCATGCTGATTTGGTGGGCGGGCTTAAATATGACCGGAGTGATTTTCGCGATATTTTAGAACGCGCCTCTGCGCGCGAAACAGCGACACGGGTTGCAGCGGGTGCGGTGGCGAAAGTTCTGTTGGCGGCATTTGGTGTGGAACTCGGGTCCTGGGTGGATCAGATCGGCGGTATTCATGCAAACTTACCGACCGGGTCACCGGCCCGGCTGGCAAAAAAAGCGGATCAATCCGATACCCATTGTCCAGATGAGACGGTTTCCAGAAAAATACATACAGCGATTGACCGGGCGCAGCATCAAGGGGATACCCTGGGAGGGGTTTTTACAGTCTCAGCCTGGGGGTTGGTTCCGGGATTAGGTAGTCATGCACAATGGGACAGACGTCTGGATATGGCAATTGCCGGTGCGATGATGAGTATTCCGGCGATGAAGGGTGTTGCTTTTGGACTGGGATTTGATGCCGCACAGTTGCCCGGTTCGAAAGTGCATGATGTGATTACGTATCGCAAGGGTGGAAAAAACGGGGGATTTAGCAGGCGGACGAATAATGCCGGCGGGGTGGAAGGTGGGATCAGCACGGGAGAACCCTTGTTGGTCCGGGTGGCGATGAAGCCGATTTCCACTTTGCGCAAACCACTTAAATCAATTGATATGCAAAGCAAGCGCGCATTGGTGGCGGGGTATGAACGCTCCGATGTCTGCGCGGTCCCGGCGGCAGCCGTGGTAGGTGAAGCCATGCTGGCAATGGAATTGGTGAAAAAATGGCAGGAAAAATTTGGCGGTGATTCACTTTCCGAAATGCGCGCCAACTGGAAAACGTATCAGCGGTATTTAGATAGACGATGA
- a CDS encoding shikimate kinase encodes MMNIILVGFMGTGKSMVGRRLADNLQFSFLDTDDSIIRLAGKSISDIFSQDGEGVFRTWETRVLKQFVEAGMTRQVIATGGGIVLAEQNWSLMRKLGCVVCLTAEPDVVLKRVGTASDRPLLAGTQAEVIQRIRALLAQRQSAYAKADWTCDTGPLDIHEAAEAIKIYYEKNLGRKGLDETVC; translated from the coding sequence ATGATGAATATTATTCTGGTTGGATTTATGGGGACCGGGAAAAGCATGGTCGGGCGCCGACTGGCGGACAACCTTCAGTTTTCATTTCTTGATACCGATGATTCAATTATTCGGCTTGCCGGGAAATCCATATCAGATATTTTTTCCCAGGACGGCGAAGGCGTTTTTCGCACATGGGAAACCCGTGTTTTAAAACAGTTTGTTGAGGCGGGGATGACACGGCAGGTTATCGCCACAGGCGGCGGTATCGTGCTGGCTGAACAAAATTGGTCTTTGATGCGCAAGCTGGGTTGCGTGGTCTGCTTGACTGCCGAGCCGGATGTTGTTTTAAAGAGAGTTGGCACGGCGTCGGATCGGCCGCTTTTGGCGGGTACCCAGGCGGAAGTTATCCAGCGGATCAGGGCATTGCTTGCGCAGCGGCAATCCGCCTATGCCAAGGCGGATTGGACCTGTGATACGGGTCCGTTGGATATTCACGAAGCGGCGGAAGCGATTAAAATTTATTACGAGAAAAATTTGGGTAGGAAAGGATTGGATGAGACCGTATGTTGA